In a genomic window of Larus michahellis chromosome 3, bLarMic1.1, whole genome shotgun sequence:
- the ANKRD66 gene encoding ankyrin repeat domain-containing protein 66, producing the protein MTELHEAVALGDYDLVDEILRTGRCDPNHKDVDWHDRTPLHWAAAKGQSELVKLLVDHGARHCLRSDVGWTPAHFAAESGRLGVLRTLHSLHAAMDAADLFGDTPKRLAEIYGHQDCSRFLETAEAESRNYRRTAAMKGIPLDQRDEDWELKKEELERNPPCSRENYTSSAQKKNKKKGRKQ; encoded by the exons ATGACAGAGCTCCACGAAGCCGTGGCGTTGGGGGACTATGACCTGGTGGATGAGATTTTGAGGACAGGGCGCTGCGACCCAAATCACAAGGATGTCGACTGGCATGACAGGACCCCGCTGCACTGGGCTGCGGCAAAAG GGCAATCGGAGCTGGTCAAACTCCTCGTGGACCACGGTGCCCGGCATTGCCTGCGGAGCGATGTGGGCTGGACACCGGCTCACTTTGCTGCCGAGTCGGGGAGACTTGGAGTGCTCCGCACCCTCCATTCCCTGCACGCTGCCATGGATGCGGCCGACCTCTTCGGCGACACTCCCAAGAGGCTTGCGGAAATCTACGGTCACCAAGACTGCTCCAGGTTCTTAGAAAC AGCAGAGGCGGAGAGCAGAAACTATCGCAGGACAGCCGCAATGAAAGGAATCCCCTTAGACCAGAGAGATGAAGACTGGGAACTCAAGAAAGAAGAGCTTGAGAGAAATCCACCGTGTTCTCGGGAGAACTACACATCCTctgctcaaaagaaaaataaaaaaaaagggaggaagcagTAG
- the LOC141741399 gene encoding taste receptor type 2 member 9-like, producing the protein MEACYSQGKFNATSYDVMAIVIVSLQTFAGMWINAFMTSVLCIAWLKKKSFNSNEKILLFLGCCRFCFLGITWAYSFLSTIYPRCLYVHPVPQILSAIQSFLNFSNLWVSACLCIFYCLKIANFRNTFFIYLKGKIDRIVSWLLLGSGLFSLVISILVYNSIDEAHSDNFNSTGQGNFWKLNIKMDEHLFPLFFLSGVGFAIAFMAVIFSALLLLFSLWRHKSKMQTNSGKNLSMDAHVKAMKSILSFSFIYSVNFACLILTMIYATKKANPFLFLILVLQYAFPSVHSLILIFSNQKLKKTLRRTLSCGKCKGCMR; encoded by the coding sequence ATGGAAGCTTGTTACTCTCAAGGCAAATTCAATGCCACTTCCTATGATGTCATGGCTATAGTCATCGTCTCCCTTCAGACATTTGCTGGCATGTGGATCAACGCTTTCATGACTTCTGTGCTTTGCATTGCCTGgctcaaaaagaaaagctttaactCTAATGAGAAGATCTTGCTGTTTCTGGGATGCTGCAGGTTTTGCTTTCTGGGCATCACATGGGCGTATTCCTTTCTTTCAACAATTTATCCCCGGTGCCTTTATGTTCACCCCGTACCCCAAATATTGTCAGCTATtcaaagctttttaaatttttccaacTTGTGGGTTTCTGcctgtctttgcattttttattgcCTAAAAATTGCAAATTTCAGGAACACCTTTTTCAtctacctgaaaggaaaaattgacAGGATCGTGTCGTGGCTCTTGTTGGGTTCAGGGCTTTTTTCCCTGGTCATCAGCATCCTTGTCTACAACAGCATTGATGAAGCACACAGTGACAACTTCAATTCCACTGGCCAAGGAAATTTCTGGAAACTGAACATCAAAATGGATGAACActtgttccctcttttttttctcagtggcgTTGGATTTGCCATTGCATTCATGGCGGTAATCttttctgcccttctcctcctcttttctctctggagACACAAAAGCAAGATGCAGACGAACTCGGGGAAGAACCTCAGCATGGACGCCCACGTCAAAGCCATGAAATCTATTCTGtccttttccttcatttacaGCGTTAACTTTGCATGTTTGATCTTGACCATGATTTATGCCACAAAGAAGGcaaatccttttttgtttctcattttagtATTACAGTATGCTTTTCCATCTGTTCATTCCCTCATTCTGATTTTCAGCaatcaaaaactgaaaaagacaCTGCGCAGGACTCTGTCCTGTGGGAAGTGCAAGGGCTGCATGAGGTAG